One window from the genome of Cyanobacteria bacterium GSL.Bin1 encodes:
- the clpS gene encoding ATP-dependent Clp protease adapter ClpS → MIQATASPIQAPEKNKETVRTGYPNYKVIVLNDDVNTFQHVANCLMKYIPGMTSDRAWSLTEQVHNEGQAIVWVGPQEAAELYHQQLRREGLTMAPLEKA, encoded by the coding sequence ATGATACAAGCAACAGCTTCCCCAATTCAAGCTCCTGAAAAAAACAAAGAAACTGTTCGTACCGGATATCCTAATTACAAGGTGATTGTTCTTAATGATGATGTGAATACTTTTCAGCACGTTGCTAACTGCTTAATGAAGTATATTCCAGGCATGACCAGCGATCGCGCTTGGAGTTTAACTGAACAAGTTCATAACGAAGGACAAGCAATTGTTTGGGTGGGTCCTCAAGAAGCAGCAGAACTTTATCACCAACAACTTCGACGAGAAGGTTTAACGATGGCTCCTTTGGAGAAAGCATAA
- a CDS encoding DUF4168 domain-containing protein, whose protein sequence is MKYLSILAGATASVFLLAGQTATLAQQQTPAEQNNPTVTPEQNTSIEVNDEEIQSFASAFKVVQTIQDESRQKMVEAIEEQGLTIKEYNELLRQQQQPESSDSEASNVSEEKQEQFQQADAQIEQIEQDAQADIEAAITDEGLQIERFQEIWIAVRQDPELQQQVKNYLEN, encoded by the coding sequence ATGAAGTACCTTTCTATCCTGGCAGGAGCAACAGCATCTGTTTTCTTGCTGGCAGGTCAAACTGCAACCCTAGCACAACAACAAACTCCAGCAGAACAAAATAATCCTACTGTTACTCCTGAGCAAAACACTTCTATCGAAGTAAATGATGAAGAAATTCAAAGCTTTGCGAGTGCCTTTAAAGTGGTCCAAACAATCCAAGATGAATCTCGCCAGAAAATGGTAGAAGCGATCGAGGAACAAGGACTAACGATCAAAGAATATAATGAATTGCTGCGACAACAACAGCAGCCTGAGAGTAGCGATTCAGAAGCATCTAATGTCAGTGAAGAGAAGCAAGAACAGTTTCAGCAAGCTGATGCTCAAATCGAGCAAATTGAACAAGATGCACAAGCAGACATTGAAGCAGCCATTACTGATGAAGGTTTACAGATAGAACGGTTTCAGGAAATTTGGATTGCAGTGCGACAAGATCCAGAACTTCAGCAGCAAGTCAAAAATTATTTGGAAAATTAA
- a CDS encoding apocytochrome f, whose product MNNSFWQAFTQKTKGFLTSLLCIVFATLTVFFASDALFPQSAAAYPFWAQETAPENPRDATGRIVCANCHLAEKEAEVELPLSVAPDSVFEAVVHIPYDTDTQQVLGDGSKGDLNVGAVLMLPEGFQIAPPERMTEEMKEKVGDVFFQPYREGLENVVLVGPLPGNEYQEITFPVLSPDPNGNSDVYFGKYPIYLGANRGRGQVYPAGNKSNNTVYNASKGGTITAIEDSGFGYNVTIQVSEEESVMETIPPGPELIVSEGDQIEKGQALTTDPNVGGFGQEDSEIVLQSPARIKGLMAFIAAIMLAQVLLVLKKKQVERVQAVEMNF is encoded by the coding sequence ATGAATAACTCTTTTTGGCAAGCGTTTACCCAGAAAACGAAGGGTTTTCTCACCTCGCTACTTTGTATCGTTTTTGCCACCCTAACTGTTTTTTTCGCCAGTGATGCTTTGTTTCCGCAAAGTGCTGCGGCTTACCCATTCTGGGCACAAGAAACGGCTCCAGAAAATCCTCGTGATGCCACGGGTCGTATTGTTTGCGCCAACTGTCACCTCGCCGAGAAAGAAGCAGAAGTGGAACTTCCTCTTTCTGTTGCCCCTGACAGCGTCTTTGAAGCGGTGGTTCATATTCCCTATGACACCGATACCCAACAAGTTTTAGGGGATGGTTCCAAGGGAGACCTCAATGTCGGTGCTGTTTTAATGCTTCCAGAAGGCTTTCAAATTGCGCCGCCCGAACGGATGACTGAGGAAATGAAGGAAAAAGTGGGAGATGTCTTCTTCCAGCCTTACCGAGAAGGGTTAGAAAATGTTGTCTTGGTCGGTCCCTTACCCGGAAACGAATATCAAGAAATCACCTTCCCGGTTTTATCTCCGGATCCCAATGGCAATAGTGATGTTTATTTTGGTAAATATCCCATTTATTTAGGAGCAAACCGGGGTCGCGGACAAGTTTATCCGGCTGGCAATAAAAGTAATAACACCGTTTATAATGCCAGCAAAGGCGGAACCATCACTGCCATTGAAGATAGTGGCTTTGGCTACAACGTCACTATTCAGGTGAGTGAAGAAGAAAGTGTGATGGAAACCATTCCTCCGGGTCCTGAATTGATTGTTTCCGAAGGAGATCAAATCGAGAAAGGACAGGCTTTAACGACTGATCCAAACGTTGGCGGTTTTGGCCAGGAAGATAGTGAAATCGTTTTACAAAGTCCTGCCCGGATTAAAGGTTTAATGGCATTTATTGCTGCGATTATGCTGGCACAAGTCCTGCTGGTTCTGAAGAAGAAACAGGTGGAAAGAGTCCAAGCGGTAGAAATGAATTTCTAA
- a CDS encoding metal-binding protein — protein MGDSSQGRLVWNHSTHIEGLIPILERLITHQGIHTVTPGVISRARSNCQQLKLRVSVPIRGGYKVIARHGKSVQEVFIITDLNQEELKRAISSSIR, from the coding sequence ATGGGGGATTCTTCGCAAGGACGATTAGTTTGGAATCACTCCACCCACATTGAGGGATTAATTCCAATTTTAGAAAGGCTAATTACTCACCAGGGGATTCATACAGTGACTCCTGGTGTGATTAGTCGCGCTCGCAGCAATTGTCAGCAGCTCAAACTAAGAGTATCAGTACCAATCCGAGGCGGATATAAGGTAATTGCTCGCCACGGCAAAAGTGTACAAGAAGTATTTATTATTACTGATTTAAATCAAGAAGAATTAAAACGCGCAATCAGCTCTTCAATTCGATGA
- the petC gene encoding cytochrome b6-f complex iron-sulfur subunit — translation MTISQQQEAPSMGRRQFMNLLTFGTITGVALGALYPVVRYFIPPSAGGAGAGTTAKDELGNDIIASEFLEKHPAGDRALAQGLKGDPTYVIVTEDEEIASYGLNAVCTHLGCVVPWNASEGKFICPCHGSQYNAEGKVVRGPAPLSLALVNSDLNEDGKIVFTPWEETDFRTNQEPWWT, via the coding sequence ATGACAATTTCACAACAGCAAGAAGCCCCCAGTATGGGGCGGCGACAATTCATGAATCTGTTAACCTTCGGTACGATTACCGGAGTTGCTCTCGGCGCACTCTATCCAGTAGTTCGCTACTTTATTCCCCCTTCTGCTGGTGGTGCCGGCGCTGGTACAACCGCTAAAGACGAATTAGGTAACGATATTATTGCAAGCGAATTTTTGGAGAAGCATCCTGCTGGCGATCGCGCTTTGGCACAAGGATTAAAAGGCGATCCTACTTACGTTATTGTTACGGAAGATGAAGAAATCGCCAGCTACGGTTTAAACGCGGTCTGTACTCACTTAGGCTGTGTGGTTCCTTGGAACGCGAGCGAAGGGAAATTTATTTGTCCTTGCCACGGCTCACAATACAATGCTGAAGGAAAAGTCGTTCGCGGTCCGGCACCCTTGTCTTTAGCGCTCGTTAATTCTGATCTTAATGAAGACGGTAAAATCGTATTCACGCCTTGGGAAGAAACGGATTTCCGCACGAACCAAGAACCCTGGTGGACTTAA